In the genome of Vicinamibacterales bacterium, the window CCCACTGCCTACGTCTGTCAGAACTTCGCGTGCCAGACGCCGACGACGGAGCCGGAGGAGTTGGCACGGCAATTGGGGTAAGAGATTGTCTTCGGGGAACGGCGGCCTCTGGGGAACCGCAGCGGTCCGCGGTTCGTCTGGTTAGGGTAGAACGGAGGATCGATGAGACTCCTGCTGTGGCTGATCCTGCTTGTGCTCTGCTGGCCGGTGGCGCTGATTGCGTTACTGCTCTATCCGATCGTGTGGCTCCTCCTGTTGCCGTTCCGTCTGGTGGGCATCGCGTTCGAGGGCGTGTTCGAGCTGCTGCGCGCGATCCTGCTGCTGCCTGCGCGCGTGCTCGGCGGTGCGAGGCGCTGACACAGTGCCGGGGTGAGGTCGTGCGATGCGGCGTGACGCCCTGCGGGGTTCCTGCTATCGTGTTCCCGGACGGGCCGGGGTGGCGAAACTGGCAGACGCACGGGACTTAAAATCCCGGGGAGTTCACGCTCCGTGCGGGTTCGATCCCCGCCCCCGGCACAGAGTTGGCCCATCGATGCTTCGAAACGAGTCCGGCCCGATGCCGCAGACCGAGAACCGGCGACACCGCCGGACCAGGCGCCCCCGCTGTCGACCATGAGAGTGCTCTTTCAAAACCGGCCCGACTCGTTCGCAATCACCGGCGGGGACACCGTCCAGATGCAGAAGACGATGGAGCACCTCGCCGCCCGGGGGGTCGAGGGCACCATCGATCTGACGCTCGAGCCGGACCTCACTGACATCGACCTCGTTCACGTCTTCAACATCAATACGGTCCACCCGTCGTACTTCCAGATTCGAAATGCCAGGCGGCAGGGGAAGCCGGTGGTGCTATCCACCGTCTTCACGCCGAACCTCGCCGAGTGGGACAGGAAGGGCCGATACGGCCTGTCCCGCCATTTCTTCGAACACGCGAGCGAGCAGACCAAAGAGCGAGCCAAGTGCCTGGTTCGCCTGCTGCGGCCGCACGGCCATCAGCGGCGGGCGCTCGTCCACCAGATGGCCGTCGGCTACCGAAGACAGGTGGTGGGGGCGCTCCGCGCGGCCGACATGCTGCTGCCGAATTCGCAGATGGAGTCGGAGACCGTCGCGCGTGTCTTCGGCGTGCAGCGGCCCTCCCGGATTGTCCCGAATGGGGTGGATCCGTCGTTTGCCGACGTGCCCCGCGGCCGGTTCGAACGGGAGTTCGGGATACGGAATTATGTGCTGTGCGTTGCGAACTTCTACAGCGTGAAGAACCAGTTGGCACTGGCCCGTGCGATGGCGGCACGACCGGATATTCCCGTGGTCTTCGTCGGGAGGAAGAGCGAAAACCACCTGAGTTACTACAGGGCCTTCGTGGAATTCGTTCGCGTGCAGCCGCAGATGCGGGTGCTGGACTTCATGCCGCAGGAGCAGTTGGCATACGCCTACGCCGACGCCCGAGTGCACGTCCTCCCGGGCTGGAGCGAGACGACCGGGCTGGCTAGCCTCGAGGCGGGCTTGGCCGGCTGCAATGTGGTGACGACCGACCGCGGCTACACGCGCGAGTACTTCGAGGACTACGCTTGGTACTGTTCACCGGACAGCGTGGAGTCGATTCGCCAGGCAACGCTCGAGGCCTACCAGGCGGCCCCTCGGTCGGGACTGAAGGACCGGATCCTCGCCCGCTTCACATGGGACCGAGCCGCAGACGCGACGCTCGACGCCTATCGGGCGGTGCTCGAGAATCCCCAGCGAGACCCTACCGATCGGCAGGCGAGATGCCGAAAGAAGAACTGATCGGCGTTCGTTCGCGTGTTTCGCCGAGGCATCTCAAACCGTTCAATCCCCGGAGGCTGACTATGCGCACGTGTCTGGTTCTCGGTCTGGCGACCTTCTGTCTGGCACTGGCGGTTCCCGCCAGCTGGGCGCAGACCAACGCCCAACAGGCCCAGGCCCAATCGTTCAAGAACGACAAGGACTCGCTGCGTGACTACATCTCGCCCTATATCGGGCTCGACACGGGCGGCACGCTGTTCAAGGCGGCGACCCCGCTCGGTGGCCTGGATCAGGGAAATCCGAAGGTGTTCGGCGTCGCGCTCGGGTTCTGGGGCAAGGGCATGCTGTCGGGAGAGCTCGACTTCGCGTACCACAAGGACTTCTTCGGACCGGTGGGCAGTCCCTACATCTTCACCAATCAGCGGGGCACGCTCGGCTCGAACAACCTGATGACCATCACCGGCAGCTTCGTCATCAACCCGTCGATTGACATCGGGTCGCAGCGGATCAGGCCGTACGTCCTGGTCGGTGGCGGGTTGATGCGATCGACCATCGAGGGATTCTCCAACCTTGGCAAGAACACGGACAACCGGGGGATCGTCAATGTCGGCGGCGGCCTTCAGTACTACCCCGTCAAGCGTGTTGGCATCCGGGCGGACTTCCGCTACAACCTCGGCGTGGGCGCCAACTCGAGCGACAACGGTTGGGGCTGGATGGACAATTGGAACTTCTACCGGTTCGTGGTCGGCCCCGCGTTCACGTTCTGAGTTGCACCCCGGCTACCGAGGCGGCAAGGCGCGGCAATGCGCGTCTTGCCGCAGCTTCTGAGCGGCCGGCATCGACGGTATTCTCCCGTCTTGACGCCGATTGTTCGACACCTTCTCGCTCGACCATCACCTTCGCCGCGAGCGGTCATCGCGTCCAGACTCTCCGTGCAGATTTCGACGCGGCCCGTCGTGGCTGGTGCGCAGAACTCTTCGCCCCGTTCTCTCGTCCATTCAGAGTGAAGATGGACGATCAGTCGAGGGCACAGCGGTCCCTGGACCGCACACGCCGATCGAGACGCGGCAGATGGAGGGAGAAATGGCCGAGGAACGAACGTGGTGGGAGACGATCAAGGTTGAGGGCGGCGACCTGCTCGAGCGGGTGAAGACGCTCATCCATGAGGGGAATGTCCGGCGGATCGTCATCCGGCAGGGCAATCGGTCGGTCGCCGAGTTTCCGTTGACGATCGGCGTGGTCGGAACGGTCGCCGCGCCCATCCTGGCCGCCGTCGGCGCGCTCGCCGCGCTGCTCACGAACTGCGCGATAGAGGTGCAGCGGGTGACGACCACCGACGCGCCCGGCCCCGAGGCGGGTCCAGGGGCAGGCCCTGAGCCGCCGGCCGACCCACACACCTGACACCCGAGACAGGTCTTCCGGTCACGGCACCTTCTCTCCGTAACCTTTGACTTCGCGCCGGCAAACGCCTGAATGAGGTGTGACGTGTGGCGCGAAGTCTTCATCCTTGCCTGCTGTCTCGCGACATTCGGGCCTGCCGGTGCACAGGCGGCTGTTCCCCCTTCACAGGACGGTGTGGCCGCGTTGTTGTCCCGCCTGGAGCAGGTGCTCGGCTCCGGGAATCCTGGTGCGTATCGCAGCCTGCTGTCCTCAGTGGCGGACGCCAAGGCGGCTGAGGCCTTCGCAAGCGCCGTTGTCGATCCGGGCGCCTCGCGCGTCGTGGTGCGCGAGCGCACCCGGTCGGATCTCGAGGGGACGCTCCCCGGGGACGGCTACCAGTTGATGGTGGAGGTGCTCGTCGAGCGGGGGCCACAGGCCCAGCTTTCGACCTGGTGCCTCGATGTGAAGCGTATCGGCCGCCGCGCTTCAGACGATGACGTCGGCGAGTGGGGCATTGTCTACCAGAAAGTGATTGGCGGCCTGCCGACGCTGCATCGTCTCGGGCTGAATCCCCGCCGACAGTTCACCGGACGCGATGTCGTCGTCGCGGTAGACGACGTGCGGTTGGCGTTCACCGACGCGAGCCTGTTCGTGGCGGAAGCCGGCGGCGGTGTGACAGGGGTGGTCGTGCTGGGCCGGGGCCAGATGCGGTTTGCGCCCGAGCCGGCGTCCGAGCGCGGTCAACTCAGGTTGTTTGCGGGGACCGACGTGCTCGAGACGCCGATCGATGCCGTGTTCCTGCGCGTCTCGCCCCAGGAATTCACCCGCCGCGTGACCGGGACGATGGTAGGGCGTCCCGTTGACCAACACGAGTGGACGCGCGCCAACGAGATCTTCCGAGAGGACGTGGGGAAGTCCTACGGACTCGACCTCGGTGATCTGAGCCGGGACGTCTGGTCGCTGCTGCCGATGCCAGGCGACCTGCTTGCCGAGATTCGGACGAAGCGTTTCGGCGAGTTGACGTACACCAAGGCCATGAGCGAGGCCGAGGACATCTCGCTCTTCGACCGCACGACGCGTCGCAATATCGCGGTCTACGCCTCGACGGACCAGTTGGCGCGTCGCGGTCGGTTCTTCAGCGACGAGGACCGGGCGGACTACGCGGTGGCGTCGTACGACATCGACGCCGCGTTCGACCCGGCCCGGCGCTGGCTGGACGGTCGAACACGCCTGAAGCTCAAGGTACTGGCGCCGTCGGTCAGCACGCTGTCGCTCAAGCTGGCCGACTCGCTCGACGTCGAGTCGGTCATCTCCCGCGAGTACGGACGGCTGCTGGCGGTTCGCGTGAGGAATCAGAACAGCATCGTGGTGACGCTGCCGGCGCCAGTTGCCGAGGGATCGAGCATCACGCTCGACGTGTCGTATTCGGGCGCGATTACCCCGCAGGCCGTGGACCGAGAGACGGTCGGCCAGGTGCGCGGCGAAGAGAATCCCGACGTACGATTCGAGGAGAGCTATCTCTACAGCAACCAGACCTACTGGTACCCGCAGGGGACGTCTGGCGGCTATGCGACGGCCACGCTGCGGGTGAGAGTGCCGCAGAACTTCTCGTGCGTGGCGAGCGGGGAACTGGTGGAGGCGGTGGCAGCGGCCGCGACTGGCAGGTCTGCTCAGCCGGGACGGCAGTTCACGTTCGTGGCGCCCCAGCCGGCGCGGTACTTCGCGTGTCTGATCACGCCGCTCGTCCAGGTCGCGTCCCGTGTGCTGCGGGTCGGCGTCCGAGATGGAACGGAGCCGGCGGCGCATCCGGCAGGCGTGCGATACGCGAGCGTCAACCTCGACGTGAAGACGAACCCCAGATTGCAGTCGCAGGTGCGTTCCCTGGCCGACAAGGCAGGGGAAATCCTCCAGTACTATTCGACCCTCATGGGCGATTCACCGTATCCGGGAGCAACGGTCGCGGCGGTCGAGTGGAGGCTGCCCGGCGGCCATAGCCCGGCCTACATGGCGGTGCTGAATCAGCCCCTCCCCGGCACCACGACGGTATCGTGGCGAAACGACCCGGCGTGTTTCGACAACTACCCGGAGTTCTTCGTTGCACACGAGTTGGCGCATCAGTGGTGGGGGCAGGCGATCGGCGGCAAGAACTACCACGAGCAGTGGCTGAGCGAGGGGATCGCGCAGTACTTTGCGGCGCTCTATGCGGGGCAGGCGCGCGGTCGCGACGTGTTCGACAGCATCATCCGGCGATTCCGGCAGTGGGGCATGGAGAAGTCGGACCAGGGTCCGATCTATCTCGGCTATCGTGTGGGCCACATCAAGGGAGACTCGCGGGTCTTCCGTGCCGTCGTCTACAACAAGAGCGCGGCGGTGCTCCACATGCTCCGTCGGTTCATCGGCGACAAGGCGTTCTTCGACGGCCTGCGTCGCTTCTACGCCGAGTGGCGGTTCCACAAGGCGGGATCCGACGATCTGCGGCACGCCATGGAGCAGGAGTCCGGGCGCGATCTGTCCCGGTTCTTCGAGCGGTGGATCTACGGGTCGAGCCTGCCCACGGTCATCTTCAGCTCGCACGTTGAAGAGACGTCACGCGGACCCGAGGTCGTGGTGCGGTTCGACCAGGTGGGCGAGTTGTTCGATGTTCCAGTGACGGTGTCGCTCGACTACGCCGACCGACCGACGACCGACCTGGTCGTCCGCATCAGCGACCGTACGACCGAGACGCGCCTGCCGCTGGCCGGCACGCTCCGAAAAGTCGAAGCCAACCGCGACGGGGCGTCGCTCATCACGGTGACGGGGAAGTAGGGGCACCGACCGTGATGGGGGCCTACCACTCCTGTCCCGTCTTCGTGCTGGCCCTCGATATCACCAGGCCGGCGAC includes:
- a CDS encoding glycosyltransferase family 4 protein, producing MRVLFQNRPDSFAITGGDTVQMQKTMEHLAARGVEGTIDLTLEPDLTDIDLVHVFNINTVHPSYFQIRNARRQGKPVVLSTVFTPNLAEWDRKGRYGLSRHFFEHASEQTKERAKCLVRLLRPHGHQRRALVHQMAVGYRRQVVGALRAADMLLPNSQMESETVARVFGVQRPSRIVPNGVDPSFADVPRGRFEREFGIRNYVLCVANFYSVKNQLALARAMAARPDIPVVFVGRKSENHLSYYRAFVEFVRVQPQMRVLDFMPQEQLAYAYADARVHVLPGWSETTGLASLEAGLAGCNVVTTDRGYTREYFEDYAWYCSPDSVESIRQATLEAYQAAPRSGLKDRILARFTWDRAADATLDAYRAVLENPQRDPTDRQARCRKKN
- a CDS encoding DUF4342 domain-containing protein, producing MAEERTWWETIKVEGGDLLERVKTLIHEGNVRRIVIRQGNRSVAEFPLTIGVVGTVAAPILAAVGALAALLTNCAIEVQRVTTTDAPGPEAGPGAGPEPPADPHT
- a CDS encoding M1 family aminopeptidase; translated protein: MWREVFILACCLATFGPAGAQAAVPPSQDGVAALLSRLEQVLGSGNPGAYRSLLSSVADAKAAEAFASAVVDPGASRVVVRERTRSDLEGTLPGDGYQLMVEVLVERGPQAQLSTWCLDVKRIGRRASDDDVGEWGIVYQKVIGGLPTLHRLGLNPRRQFTGRDVVVAVDDVRLAFTDASLFVAEAGGGVTGVVVLGRGQMRFAPEPASERGQLRLFAGTDVLETPIDAVFLRVSPQEFTRRVTGTMVGRPVDQHEWTRANEIFREDVGKSYGLDLGDLSRDVWSLLPMPGDLLAEIRTKRFGELTYTKAMSEAEDISLFDRTTRRNIAVYASTDQLARRGRFFSDEDRADYAVASYDIDAAFDPARRWLDGRTRLKLKVLAPSVSTLSLKLADSLDVESVISREYGRLLAVRVRNQNSIVVTLPAPVAEGSSITLDVSYSGAITPQAVDRETVGQVRGEENPDVRFEESYLYSNQTYWYPQGTSGGYATATLRVRVPQNFSCVASGELVEAVAAAATGRSAQPGRQFTFVAPQPARYFACLITPLVQVASRVLRVGVRDGTEPAAHPAGVRYASVNLDVKTNPRLQSQVRSLADKAGEILQYYSTLMGDSPYPGATVAAVEWRLPGGHSPAYMAVLNQPLPGTTTVSWRNDPACFDNYPEFFVAHELAHQWWGQAIGGKNYHEQWLSEGIAQYFAALYAGQARGRDVFDSIIRRFRQWGMEKSDQGPIYLGYRVGHIKGDSRVFRAVVYNKSAAVLHMLRRFIGDKAFFDGLRRFYAEWRFHKAGSDDLRHAMEQESGRDLSRFFERWIYGSSLPTVIFSSHVEETSRGPEVVVRFDQVGELFDVPVTVSLDYADRPTTDLVVRISDRTTETRLPLAGTLRKVEANRDGASLITVTGK